From a region of the Streptomyces venezuelae genome:
- a CDS encoding ABC transporter permease, with the protein MSATAATAADPAAGFPEELRPAPTGVRSVTRTFCFILWRDLFVTGRELGTFLAQILVEPFFILFVFGKVLGELGYTGGAFQSVLLPGVVALNAFLVSLQNTALPMIIDFSFSKEIEDRLLAPIPITLVAVEKLVFGTLRGIVASLLMIPMGFLVLDHATWPMDRFPATLGVLLLGALAGSTVGLTIGTLAPPRYIGVVFAVVLTPLMFTGCTQFPWHGLADIRWFQVLCALNPLTYVTEGIRDLLLPPGGPRSISLWVDLAALAASILLFGAISIKGFHRRAQD; encoded by the coding sequence GTGAGCGCCACCGCCGCGACCGCGGCCGACCCGGCGGCCGGCTTCCCCGAGGAGCTGCGTCCCGCGCCCACCGGCGTCCGCTCGGTGACCCGTACGTTCTGCTTCATCCTGTGGCGGGACCTCTTCGTCACCGGCCGCGAACTGGGCACGTTCCTCGCACAGATCCTCGTCGAGCCGTTCTTCATCCTGTTCGTCTTCGGCAAGGTCCTCGGCGAACTCGGCTACACCGGCGGCGCCTTCCAGTCGGTGCTGCTGCCCGGTGTCGTGGCGCTCAACGCGTTCCTGGTCAGCCTGCAGAACACCGCACTGCCCATGATCATCGACTTCTCCTTCAGCAAGGAGATCGAGGACCGGCTGCTCGCGCCGATACCGATCACGCTGGTGGCCGTCGAGAAGCTGGTCTTCGGCACGCTGCGCGGCATCGTCGCCTCGCTGCTGATGATCCCGATGGGTTTCCTCGTCCTCGATCACGCCACCTGGCCCATGGACCGGTTCCCGGCCACGCTGGGTGTGCTGCTGCTGGGCGCCCTGGCCGGCAGCACGGTCGGCCTGACCATCGGCACGCTGGCCCCGCCGCGGTACATCGGTGTCGTCTTCGCGGTGGTGCTGACCCCGCTCATGTTCACGGGCTGCACCCAGTTCCCCTGGCACGGTCTGGCGGACATCCGCTGGTTCCAGGTGCTGTGCGCCCTCAACCCGCTGACCTACGTCACCGAGGGCATCCGCGACCTGCTGCTGCCCCCCGGCGGCCCCCGTTCGATCTCCCTGTGGGTGGACCTGGCGGCGCTGGCCGCCTCGATCCTGCTCTTCGGGGCGATCAGCATCAAGGGCTTCCACCGCAGGGCCCAGGACTGA
- a CDS encoding ACP S-malonyltransferase codes for MTHSSDARTGTAIVFPGMGPASFAEVGRFLLLDPYARRRLAEADEVLGYSVFDRFRNSEEDYSVDFQIAFLVNSMALADRAVDVLGVSPTVCAGPSFGQKATAAFVGSLPFSEVVRLTAELARCEEEYFSTAYEDVVTHCFVRTPQDRLDEILAAFDDRGAWYDLSGRLDAGFHMLSVREKELDALNTAISAAGGYSMYSMRPPVHAAAFSALRRKAEEEVFGTYEIADPSLPVVCDHDGTVVRDAAGMREMMLDTFDRPIHWPAMVESLQGLGVGTLYVTGPDNLFHRLDVTKDGFDVVPVGLPRKRTRERERQQALERSRADRARHATP; via the coding sequence ATGACCCATTCCTCCGACGCCCGGACCGGAACCGCGATCGTGTTCCCCGGCATGGGCCCCGCCTCCTTCGCCGAGGTCGGCCGTTTCCTCCTGCTCGACCCGTACGCGCGACGTCGTCTGGCAGAGGCCGACGAGGTGCTCGGATATTCCGTGTTCGACCGTTTCCGGAACTCCGAAGAGGATTATTCGGTCGATTTCCAGATCGCTTTCCTGGTGAACTCGATGGCCCTGGCCGACCGGGCGGTGGACGTGCTCGGCGTCTCCCCCACCGTCTGCGCGGGCCCCAGCTTCGGCCAGAAGGCGACCGCCGCCTTCGTGGGCTCCCTCCCCTTCTCCGAGGTCGTCCGCCTGACCGCGGAACTCGCGCGCTGCGAGGAGGAGTACTTCTCCACCGCCTACGAGGACGTGGTCACCCACTGCTTCGTCCGCACCCCCCAGGACCGCCTGGACGAGATCCTCGCCGCGTTCGACGACCGCGGCGCCTGGTACGACCTCTCCGGCCGGCTCGACGCCGGGTTCCACATGCTCTCCGTACGGGAGAAGGAACTCGACGCCCTGAACACCGCCATCAGCGCGGCCGGCGGCTATTCCATGTACTCGATGCGGCCGCCCGTCCACGCGGCGGCCTTCTCCGCGCTGCGCCGCAAGGCGGAGGAGGAGGTCTTCGGCACCTACGAGATCGCCGACCCCTCCCTCCCCGTGGTCTGCGACCACGACGGCACGGTCGTCCGGGACGCCGCCGGGATGCGGGAGATGATGCTGGACACCTTCGACCGGCCGATCCACTGGCCCGCCATGGTGGAGTCCCTCCAGGGGCTCGGCGTGGGCACCCTGTACGTCACCGGCCCGGACAACCTCTTCCACCGGCTCGACGTCACCAAGGACGGCTTCGATGTCGTCCCGGTGGGCCTGCCCAGGAAGCGGACCCGCGAGCGCGAGCGGCAGCAGGCCCTTGAGCGCTCCCGCGCGGACCGCGCCCGGCACGCCACCCCCTGA